From the Drosophila willistoni isolate 14030-0811.24 chromosome 2L unlocalized genomic scaffold, UCI_dwil_1.1 Seg168, whole genome shotgun sequence genome, the window GAtccattttgctttttgcaaTTCCAATTGAATGGGAAATTTAATGTATTGTACTGTGTTTCATTGTtgtatttctcttttttgtagGTATTGTATTGTATGCCTGCCTGGCATGCTCTTCTAATGGCATAATGTGCCTTCCGTTCCATGAATTTGGTCTCGTTGGGCAACAGTAactgattttttaatttcattatgGCGCACAAAAGGCGTGCCATATACTGATTGTGACCTGTGACTAAGCGGGCTAGCAAAGTCCTGGAGAGCTAACTGAAAGAGGGATGGGAGGGCAACTCTGTGGTTGCTGCTTTGTGCTGTGCGCCCCTCGTGGAAGAGAACAAGGAATACATTTTGTGcacaattttatattatttggaTTGCTATTGCAAACTTTGTACCGAAGAACCTTGCTACAGCCTTCTGGCTGTGTCTTCCCCTCAAAGCCCAAACTTGGGTGGAGTGGATAGAAGCGTATATTTTACGGCATTCGGGGTTGTTTGCACATGTTGGTTCTTAAGCTGGTAGAGTGGGTGGGCCGCGGCGAATGAGTAGTGGGTAAACGAGAGGGTGAGTGGGTGTGGTTTCCAACGCCCCACAATGCAAGGGGCAACGATTCGGCGCCATTTTCAAAGTAAAGAATTCACATAATGAAATCATATAGAGTAATAAAACTCCAAGGCTTGGGCTAGAGAGCTAGACCCAAATAAGAAGAATAGATCAGCAAATCCATGTACTCTTCCTAAACGGAATGTTTCAATCAGTGTCTTACTCTCAAGTGTTACGTGACGCAATGTTAATAGATTTTTACTTAAGGATTAAATGATTTATTAAAATGCAGAAGGAAGTTTTTCTAAAACATTCAAAACAAGTTGAATACATCTTGGAACATTAATTAGCTACCTacgatgaaaaaaaaaatttttgaacaaTGTATTTGAAACCTTATTTGATTGGAAATGTCTGTTTTAAGTTCgtaatatttttgatcagcatcGTTAGTCGATTCAGATAAGCCCATCTGTCCTTATAAACAACTTGATCTTTATTACTTTACAAGTACgttattaaagtcgccaaaatattttttaaagacAAAAGGAAggtgtctgtctgtccgtatgaacacctagatcacGGAGACTATAACAGCTGCTACGCCCCTTTTTGCTGCTACTATAAAGGCTCAAGCCACCAAtttgttcatatatgtatgtatgtatatgtatacatacatagatcttCTTCAAAATGCACAAAAGGTacaacaataaacattttgctgttctattctatttttgttcaagttttttttgacaattttcaataaaatagtTAATTCAAATCTAATAACTCTGTAggtatacatttttattgattactcttatttttaaagaatttactTTTCTGATTCCGTTTTTCCGAAGATTAAGAGATTATATTCTAATCTAAATATATTGAAGTAGTCTAAGGAGTGTGTAAACTATTTACATTTGTACATGTACATATCTTCAAATTAACTTAAAAATCTATGAGAAATCAACTCACAGGAATTTCTCCCATTTGGCCACTATTAAAAAAGTTAATAGAACTTTATTTGATGTTGTCCCATTTGCTATGTCCATATTCCATCATTCGATCAGCCCTTCGATTCCGACCACCTTCCTTTCAacagatacacacatacacgtgTACGTAAAATGACTTCTATGTCATATGCTTATGATGTAACTGGCTGCTGCCGCTGGCTTGGccgacagatggacatggacaTGCTGAGAAGCCCCTCTTGGGTTTGCTTTGAATTTAATATTGAAGTGAAAAACTGCTATCGATGATATTGTTCTTTCCTACTTCCACTTCCATCCTCCTCCCGCCCCTTTACTGAGGCAAAGTCATTGGAACATGCTAAAAATCACATAATATGTCATTTAATAATCAAGCACAATAACGACAATGtgcaatggcaacaacaatacagCCAGACATAACTTTTATATACACGGCAcgtacatgtatatatgtgcATGCATGGCAAGCATACATTCGCAACAtgtatacaaacatacatatatatttacattatGTACAGCAGCCATTGGCACAATCAACTTACGAGCACaggcacacatacacacaaaatgtttttgctGTGTGTTGAAATGGAATCCCTGCTGCTGGTTCTGGTTCCTCCTTCTCTATCAGCCTGTTCTTTCGTTTTCGTATTCCCGTTTGCATGCTAATGGCAAATGgaaacaaaaaagttaaataaacgttaaatgaaaaattcatCTCAATTGAATTCGTTAGCACGAAATGTCGTTCTTCCTTCGACGTCAAGTGGAGATGAAGTAAACTGACTATtgtgtaaatatatatgtacctatgtatatatttagCGTAAGctgtacatgcatacatacatatgtacatacagtcATGTATGTAAATGTGCTAACTATTATCGAGGGCTTGTTATTTGGGCACAGGTCAACGGAAAAAAACTACTCAAAGAATACCAATCCTATTAGGTTGGAATTCCATAAATGAAAATCTATTAGAATCAAAAACATTAGCAAATAAGTATGTGTTATTCATACAGGTGCCAGGACAGCAATTTTTAATTcttaaccagagggccggggctaacttcgaccgcgtcaaagtttgtataaaCAGACGGTCAGATGATCATGGCTATTTAAACTCgcctcgtcatgctgatcaagaatatatatactttatatggtcggagatgcttccttctatgcgttgcgcacttctgaccaaaatatATCCTTTTTGCAAGATATAAAAATCCTGTGAGaaatcttacaattagatttgaaagaacatatatgtattaataataataaagtaataaacaaTCGGTACCTATAATTTTATAACTTTCAGTTTGTCACATTTTTAGCAACATTTCGTTAAGAACTTCGTGTATGTACTGACTTAACTCTGTTTTGAAATTTAGACAATTGTCACGCAATCAGTTGATTGGCCAAACACTGGCTACCCAATGGCAAAAGCCGTTATTTTGGTTGCTCCAATACAGGCAATGTCGATACTCAAATAGGGGGCTGTTATTGTACCCGTTAACCGCCAATCgggaaatttaaattttcatacaaatgtttcgtttgttttaaaccatttttatttctaaaaaaaattaacatgcCTTTTTGTAGCTATAATTACAATCACTAATTAAGTAAATGTTCGGTTCTTCTTGTTTATCTCTATTAAAATTCAACATGTAAACTTCATCTGCATTTGCTAAAAAAGTTGTTTGTTGCATTAGTAAAACGTTTAACGATTGCTTGATTTTAAAATGAGTTGAGTTTTGgatctctgtgtgtgtttgtgtgtttgtgtaggTGTGTATCTGTGATTATAACCCATGGATTTTTATTAATCGTAAGAGGAAAAAACTATAATGAGAACAACAAACCATTTTTAacataaaaaagaatttactagattaattcattaatttatatGTTAGAAGTAGAATAATAGACAATGTACAATAAACAACCAAATTATTAAACAACAGTTAAAAAATACCATAATTTTGGACTACAAATTATTAAGTCTAAGaacccaaaaaacaaataacttaACAAAACATTTTGTCTTCAGATAAGTGTTAATGTATCTGAaccatgtatgtatgtacacatacattaatgcaactatatatatatatgtatatatatatacatatatatatatatacacatatatatttatatatatatatattttttttatttgattaactATAGAAATTTGTGAACCTCATGGACGGATGTTTATAAATCTGAAGTAAAATTTTTGGCGCACAGTTGAGAGCTGCCGGGAGGCTGCATACAACCCGCAAAGgcgtcagcaaagtacgttaaATGAGTGCGGGAGACAGGAAAAAGGGTTGGTACAAGAGAGGATGTGGTGAGGATTTTGGGGAACAGGGTACTCTTTTGATTGATTTATACTAAAGTTAACTAGACTAATCAAcagatttgatttgatttttgtaCAGTGTATACgttgtattatattattatttatgtaatGCTATATCATAGGCATCTAAGGCATagtattttgtgtgttttccttttatctatgtatatatatattttttgttttaacaataaaaGTTCATATTATGCACTTTTGTTTGTCGGTTACCAATTATTTACAACAATTTTGTATCACATTTGTtatcatgtttttttttgttttattttgttttacaaaGTTTTTTtgtcactcattctctttcttgTGGGAGTTGTATGCAAACTTTTGAGCAGCACTGTgcgaattttttcaaatatgtCGGTTATGCTAAGTTTTAACTAAGAGCTAAGAAAAAAGGTAcgaatataataatttaatttttccggttacctttttcctttttgtttgagtgtgtgtgtgtgttacatAACCTCGCTATAAGGTGTATATTTAACATTCCTTGGTGTATATCGATTTTagtttatatttgttttaatatatagGTTTATTCTTTTATAATCAAAGACgatgtttttgtatttatatctCACTATTAAACTCTGAAAACATAACAAATTTAACCCCAAGTTTAAAACTTACGTTTCATTACGTTGCATTACGCTACAATACGCAACGGCATTTGTAACGGCGTTTACGTAGGGCCAGTTGAACTGGCTGGAAATTATTGCCAAGTACTTAAATTTCTAAAATATCTACAACCTAATTGCATCCATAATAACACTACATAACAGAATTGATTCTGGGGGGAATAGGGGGAAAATGTATTTGAGTGAAGAGTATCACTCCCTGACATTCTAAAGAATGTGGTTCATTTTGGACACGGGCTTGGGGATAATGGGGATTTTTAGGTAACTACGTAGCTCTCATAATTCTCattaatttcttattttcttgGTTCAAGAGAATTTTTTTAACTAGGCTTAATAATGGTGTACTTGTATGTGGTTGGCGTATATATgcgtatgtgtatatgtgtgtatatatgtatgtattgggtgtgggtgtgtggaCTTTGTTTTAAGCTTCCTCATCCGCTGCATCTTCTTTTAAAGCCGGCAAGCCCCACTTACTTAGTCCTTACCGGCCAACTGTGGCTGCTATTGATGACTCTTACTCAACAGATGCGAGTTGAACTCGTAAACGTTGTTCAACTGTTCGCCACAAATGTTACACTTCCATGGATTGCTTTCGCAGTGACAACCCTTGTGGAGGAAGTACAACGTCTCGTCGGGGAATTCAATGCCGCAGAAATGGCAGGTGAGAATTTGTTTGCGATTCATTAATAGGTCTCCATCCTGACCTGTTGATGTGATCGTCCCATTGCAAATGGGAGTGGAGCCACCATTACTTTGGGCGGTAGGCGATGAGGCCCCACCGcttccaccaccaccaccaccattgCCGCTCCCATTGCTTCCCCCTCCGTTCATATTTAACGCTGATCCCGATCCATTGCTCATATTCTGTGGAGGCAATACGTTGTTATTATGCTCTAATGGTGTGGCATTTCTGCTGATCCGATTATTTGCTTTTGCGCATATTCGCCGCTTTAGATCTTCTCGAAGTAGAGATTTTAGGGGAGAGACCTGGGATACATAAAAGAAACGTTCCATGAAAAATTACATTGTAATTACATATAAATTGTAGCTTTTGTTTCGAGTGTCTCTTGTTCTTGCAAAAGGCTTTAAACATGTAGTTCTACCTTGATTAGTGAGGTGattctgttgttgttatcattgcaattattattattgaggGAAGCAACTTCTGTATCACTACTGGGATCACTGCCATTGATCTGTTCCTTCTTATCCAGCTCATCTTGTTGGAGTGGCTCCTGTGAATATGCAAAAAGATATCGATCATCATCTTTTTCTGACAAGGAAAAAAACTTGATAAACTAACCTGTTTAATGGGTATAAGGCTAATTGAGGGCGTTATGTGATTCTCATGGTGATGTAGGTGATGATGGTGATTATGACTCTTTAAGCTCAACGCGCATGCTGTATTGCTGGACGTAATAGGTGTAGCCTTTGTATTGCAATCCATGGGCAAATCCACTGGGGATTCCATCATCAGCGTACGTTCTTTGACCTTTTCGCAATTGGGTTCCAAGCTAACATTCGTTCCACTAGTACTTccattattgttgttgttgttacccTGCAATGCAGATTCACGCCATACGCAAATCAACTAAGTTCTCTCATCATTGGAGATTGCTTTGAAGCGATTAAGGTAATAAGGgggaaaaatggaaaacttaCATTAAATAGCTCCGTATTGCCATTCTCGTTCAGCGTGGAGATCTCTACATGAGGTGTAAGAAAATGCATGGGAGGTGTGGCATTCTCCAGGCTACGCATGGATTCGCCGCTGTCACTGGCTGGTGGCGGAGGCTGCTGTGGCGGATTCTGGCCGCCCTTCATTTGTGCTGAAACCGAATTTAAACTTGGAGGCGGTACGTAACtggctgctgccgctgccgcagCCGCTGAAGCTTGTGATTCGAGGGCCAgtaaaagtgacgaagttccACCAGGACCGGGATTGTCCAAGTCGATGCCATGCCgattaaaaaaatgtatgcgTAAAGACTTCATTGATCCGGCACGATAACTGCAAAGCGGGCACGTCTTAACCAGGTCATGTTGGCCCACATGTTCGTTCTGGAAGTGGGCACGCATCGCAATCTGTCGTTGGAAGCCGCGATTACAGATGGGGCAATGGTAAGGTAGTGTTTTGGTATGTGTTGTAAAATGCTCGGCCAGATGATCCTTGCGGAAGAATCGTTTTTGGCATACACGACACTCGTACGGCTTGACTCCCGTATGGCGCATTTTATGCCTTCGCATATTGGCTCCGTTTGAGAATTTCATGTTACACACATCACACTCGAACACCTTCCGAGAACTGCTGTTACCACTTCCATTGCCCGCTGGCGAGGAACTGGCCGATGAACTGGAGCCATTGCCATTACCACCCGAAAGACCTGTGGATATGTCCGTTTTGTTGCTGCTATTGGTTTCCATGTGACTAATGCTCATGTTCTCCGGCTCCTCGTTTTTCAGGCGCCCAGTggccgctgctgctgcagccaCTGCTGCCTGGCCGGCTAGACATTGGACCACATGCAGCAGCAGGGATGCTCGTGAAGTTGTCTCAAAATTATCGCAACGCTCGCATCGGAATGTCATGGGCGGCGAATGGGGGCCCGTAGATAGATTTGTTGGTGTCGGTGTAGGGGAACGGGCTTCCGGCTTCTCAGATTCTGTCGCCgttgcggctgctgctgccacttcCTTTAGACTACGCAGGGCCAAGGCATTATGATGCAGCAGAGCTGCTGCTGTCGGCGACATGTCTACTAAGAGTCCTCCACCGTCTCCACCTCCAATGCCTCCTCCGCCTCCCACACCACCTGTCGCATCCTTAAGTGCAAGATCCATGCTAGCGGCTGAGCTGATCGTTTCGGCCATCTGTAAATCACAAAACAGATCATTTAGCAACGCCGCGcccaaattttaattttcaatttcggTTTGGCATTGTTTCTCAATTCTCTTTAGTTTTTGGCATTTCAAATGGTTCGTCTAGCATCCACTTCCTCGCCTTGCAATGCCCTGTACACTCTTTCAGACTTTAATAAGCCAAATTGGTGTCAGCTTCGTTGTAttcaatgtatgtatatacatggcTGCAAAACCTGCTATGAAGGGGTTGAAGCGGGGGAATTCATTGAGAACCAAGCAAGCACAATTTTTTTGGCGGCCTCCATGCCGAGTGTTTGCTGCCCGCTAAAATACCAAAGTTATTGGGGCCAATTACTGGTTAGTTTTGCAGGTGGGCAATCATTTGGACACACACAGGTTagttacaaaaaaattattagaGAAACTAACTCCGGCTGTgtcaaagtttatatacccttatTCTTATTAACCATAAAATCATGTCTGTTTCTTATAGATTTGCTATACATCTTGCAGTGTACTCGAAATCGTTCGTGAGTTTTACTGGGGAACGATAAAGAAGCTAATATAACTTTAACAATCATTCGGCTCACGCACATAAGAATTCCCGAATATGGTCGGCCCAGCCGATAATAATCAAGAGAAGCAGGAAAAAGACACAAAGACCCTCGTTTCCCGCTCCAAGATACATACCTTCCGCTAGGTATTATGTTTACAATTATGTATAAGATTTGctgtgtatatattttgggtttttataCAAACATGTTTTTATACAATGCACAATCGGGTTAAACGATAACGATTTTTGTCGAAGGACATTTTATAATAATACAGCTTTCAAATGAatctattaaaattttgtgcaTAGCCGATCAAATTGTGCCTTCTGATGGGAAAATTGTCCACAATATTACAGCCAGGTTAGTAAATGCTCGagaaaaagtatttaatccaTGCCGCCACGACTCAcctaatatttttaatttattgtaAGATTTCTTGGGAAGTAAACTCGAGCAATATTAAACTAAAACATAAGGTTTAGTAATTcttactttatttaattttgttaattaaaaatataggCAAAAGGGAGCCCCAGGCTACAAACAAATGGCAAGTTATCTAAAGAGCTGTGTGTTTTTGTAGTAAGAGCTAGATAGAAGCTAACTCAAACCAAGCTTTATCGGAGAAGGATAAAATCACAGTTACTGTTGTAAGTTGTTCTTAATGCTCCCAATGTGAAGGAGCTCCTTTGGAACACAATCAATTGAGGACTGTAGGAGAGCTAAAAATAAGCAAAGACCGCCTAAGAACATGCATTTTTCAACCGATTGGCTGAGTTGCTGAATCCGTGGAAACTGCCGGATTATTAAAATTCTACCCAAGTTCTAATAAACGCATGATTGTTGAGACGCTGgaattttttgtataaatgaAAAGGGATTCAGATTCGCTTTGTAAACTATTTAACTTCTTATTGATCATTTTTTAATAGGTCAAATGACATTGCCTGGTCATTGATCAATATTATAATTCACCATCATTCAAAAACTCTTTGCATCTCATTTAAACCGAAGACCTTCAAAACTTGGCCATTAGCATTAGTCGTTTTCGTCGTCAGATCacacaaaagccaaaaagaaataaaaccaTTGAGACGACCTCAACCTCCGATCCAAAGCTTCCCTATAAAGACGCCAATACCTAAATTAGTTATTTATGTGcatacattcatatgtatatgcaagtATTTTTCAACAGCCACCTGTATAGTGACTCTAGCCCTAGTTTTTATCTCAGGTCATGCAAAATGAGGGCGCGCTTTTCGTTGTCTCCTCCACCTTCACTGCCTAGgcctatatatacatacatacatatatatttgagtatttataattacaaattcacttttgtaaataaaacaggttttttttgtttaattcaaGCTTCTTCTTTGGGACTATCAAACAACTGAGAtgtataaaattataaacattAACGCACAGGGTACCCAAAATGATGAAGAAGAAACCTTTGCATTTTTAGTAATTATGAACCGCTTTGGCTTTAGCATTATAAATGCCATAGTTAGACATTGGCAACCCAATGAAGTCATTGGGTCAAGTTTTAAAGTGCAACTAGGTCATCATAATCTTCAACAACAACCTCTGCTTCTACCTTCCTCTGTTGTTGCCCGCGCGACCTAAACAGCTTGGGGTGTTCCGCATTTTCACTTGGTTGCTGTGTTCCCAATTTAAAATACCCCAAATAAtgaaagaaatagaaaaaattaaatgcctgctaaagttaagaaaaaatcACATTCGAAGCTTTACtctgaaatgaaaaaaatataaagcgaCAACACAAATACGCCTGAAAAGGGCCAACATAATTGCAAAACTTAGAAAGCCCTTAATGACGTACATATACAGAATTGTAATACACGAAGGCGCAAAGCTTGAGGAAAAGCCTTGACGGCAGGCAGGATGgtattttgaaattcatttgTTTTCTGAAATCGAATACATAGATAATAATATCTATGTATTTACACATGCATgtactacatatgtatgtatataatcgATTTAAATGATCTTGGGTTTGAAACATATGACttaaaataatgttttgacgTTTGACGTGCTATGCTGTCTTTTTTAGGATAATCTCGAATCCCAAATTAATTAATGGAAAAAATTGTGGTTTTCTCCATTCCTCAAATTAGCCTGGTCCGTTTTTTAACTCATTTCttttaaatctttatttttgccGATACATGTATGTATCTCTTGAAGAAGTTATACGCCAAGTTGAAGTAACCTTAACCGGTATGCAAGGAAATACTAAACTTTTTTTAAGCCTATTGATTGTTAATAACAATATATCCTAAAAATAACCTCGATTCTTTCTAGTTGTTCTTCataatgccaatatttctttttaactCCTTGGTTTATGTCCTTGAGTTGACATCAGAAAATTGTTGTAGAAAATCAATCTTACTGATCTGTTAGGTCGCTCTGACAACATAATAGACAGCTTCAATTATAAGATTGTAAGGAAAATGttacaattacaattttaGTTCAGTTTCCCATATAATCacttttttattcttttagtAGTACTTTAACATTGGCAGAGCCTAAAATGGGTTTGATTTTTATGTGtggatacatacatattccGATGCCAATATGCATGCGTTTTTAATCAAATTCAGAAAGGTCCAATATAACAGATTTGACCTCAACAGCATTTTACCTGCTGGTTTTCTAGTGACGGCTCTATGAAAAATATGTCGATGGAATTATAAAGCAGTGGCGTATCGGGACgatataaaaatgaagtaagtaagtcgtctcgccgacttaggtataccatacaccagtaaagcaaatatttcaactttattaaacaaatgcattttcacatgcttcttacaagcatatcttagtatctcgctcactcaatcatacgagcaccctagcgcccccaccagccaacggccaactccggccttatggaaaaacgtttatatgcataactcgaccgttttttgtctgattttgatcaatttggtattttgatagatattagtattaaatttaagtgtgccaaatttgatttcataaggtaaaaaaatacgggagataatcaagtttttcaaatcacgggggcggaaaagagcgtggcaaaatttttatacatacaaaatgtgtgcatttactaagcgaatatacataccaaatatgatGCCtttagctggaatagtttttgagataaacgctttttttaaattgcgggggcggaaaggggcgtggcaaaa encodes:
- the LOC6652191 gene encoding protein hunchback isoform X2 — its product is MAETISSAASMDLALKDATGGVGGGGGIGGGDGGGLLVDMSPTAAALLHHNALALRSLKEVAAAAATATESEKPEARSPTPTPTNLSTGPHSPPMTFRCERCDNFETTSRASLLLHVVQCLAGQAAVAAAAAATGRLKNEEPENMSISHMETNSSNKTDISTGLSGGNGNGSSSSASSSPAGNGSGNSSSRKVFECDVCNMKFSNGANMRRHKMRHTGVKPYECRVCQKRFFRKDHLAEHFTTHTKTLPYHCPICNRGFQRQIAMRAHFQNEHVGQHDLVKTCPLCSYRAGSMKSLRIHFFNRHGIDLDNPGPGGTSSLLLALESQASAAAAAAAASYVPPPSLNSVSAQMKGGQNPPQQPPPPASDSGESMRSLENATPPMHFLTPHVEISTLNENGNTELFNLICVWRESALQGNNNNNNGSTSGTNVSLEPNCEKVKERTLMMESPVDLPMDCNTKATPITSSNTACALSLKSHNHHHHLHHHENHITPSISLIPIKQEPLQQDELDKKEQINGSDPSSDTEVASLNNNNCNDNNNRITSLIKVSPLKSLLREDLKRRICAKANNRISRNATPLEHNNNVLPPQNMSNGSGSALNMNGGGSNGSGNGGGGGGSGGASSPTAQSNGGSTPICNGTITSTGQDGDLLMNRKQILTCHFCGIEFPDETLYFLHKGCHCESNPWKCNICGEQLNNVYEFNSHLLSKSHQ
- the LOC6652191 gene encoding protein hunchback isoform X1; this encodes MAETISSAASMDLALKDATGGVGGGGGIGGGDGGGLLVDMSPTAAALLHHNALALRSLKEVAAAAATATESEKPEARSPTPTPTNLSTGPHSPPMTFRCERCDNFETTSRASLLLHVVQCLAGQAAVAAAAAATGRLKNEEPENMSISHMETNSSNKTDISTGLSGGNGNGSSSSASSSPAGNGSGNSSSRKVFECDVCNMKFSNGANMRRHKMRHTGVKPYECRVCQKRFFRKDHLAEHFTTHTKTLPYHCPICNRGFQRQIAMRAHFQNEHVGQHDLVKTCPLCSYRAGSMKSLRIHFFNRHGIDLDNPGPGGTSSLLLALESQASAAAAAAAASYVPPPSLNSVSAQMKGGQNPPQQPPPPASDSGESMRSLENATPPMHFLTPHVEISTLNENGNTELFNGNNNNNNGSTSGTNVSLEPNCEKVKERTLMMESPVDLPMDCNTKATPITSSNTACALSLKSHNHHHHLHHHENHITPSISLIPIKQEPLQQDELDKKEQINGSDPSSDTEVASLNNNNCNDNNNRITSLIKVSPLKSLLREDLKRRICAKANNRISRNATPLEHNNNVLPPQNMSNGSGSALNMNGGGSNGSGNGGGGGGSGGASSPTAQSNGGSTPICNGTITSTGQDGDLLMNRKQILTCHFCGIEFPDETLYFLHKGCHCESNPWKCNICGEQLNNVYEFNSHLLSKSHQ